From one Lotus japonicus ecotype B-129 chromosome 3, LjGifu_v1.2 genomic stretch:
- the LOC130744717 gene encoding putative F-box/LRR-repeat protein At1g56400, whose protein sequence is MAPSVDKLSSLPYSLLSSIVSLIPFKEAVRTSILSKSWIEIYKSTSNIEFDELSFVNDGQTYRTKQAQRKAFLEFVLLWIANHTKTIVNKFSLRLSLPGKAKRVVRQCITFATKHGVKELELDFSDPTLDCYFTTNYIKHEALFELPTHVYDHTCLESLKLFSCNFVETELIHFHALKEISLGWMEVKLTAINTLLSNCKGLESLSLKRCWNSDEFYLGEDNPRLRKLVVDRCMFGSSSRYFIVNALNLRYFYYSGLNNNFLVIDVRSLVMEESVLDICIEFERHALFLYKLVEDIPSGCALTVCNYFLQVVPTGGCLLRMPRRLNVRSLTMKTSLEQNELLGITFLLNRCLELEHLTIELGPPKKYLDYELPVNFEAERFWTCSGNEH, encoded by the exons ATGGCACCTAGCGTAGACAAGCTTAGTTCATTGCCCTACTCTTTACTCTCCAGCATTGTTTCCTTGATACCGTTCAAGGAAGCGGTAAGAACCTCAATCCTCTCGAAAAGTTGGATAGAAATTTATAAGTCTACATCAAACATAGAATTCGATGAACTGTCTTTTGTGAATGATGGTCAAACTTATCGAACCAAACAAGCCCAAAGAAAGGCTTTTCTGGAGTTTGTGTTGCTTTGGATTGCTAATCACACAAAAACTATTGTGAATAAGTTCTCTTTGAGATTATCATTGCCTGGGAAAGCTAAGAGAGTTGTGAGGCAGTGCATTACCTTTGCCACAAAACATGGGGTGAAGGAGTTGGAGTTGGACTTTTCTGATCCGACATTGGATTGTTATTTTACTACTAATTATATTAAGCATGAGGCATTGTTTGAATTGCCAACACATGTTTATGACCACACTTGCCTCGAATCTTTGAAGTTGTTTTCATGCAATTTTGTTGAGACTGAGTTGATTCACTTTCATGCACTGAAAGAAATTTCTTTGGGTTGGATGGAAGTGAAACTCACTGCTATTAATACCTTGCTGTCAAATTGCAAGGGTCTTGAGAGTTTAAGTCTCAAGAGGTGTTGGAATTCAGATGAATTTTATTTAGGAGAGGACAACCCAAGGTTGAGAAAGTTGGTCGTGGACAGATGCATGTTTGGATCTAGTAGTCGTTATTTCATAGTCAATGCTCTAAACTTAAGATATTTCTATTACTCCGGgttgaataataattttttggtcATAGACGTGCGTTCCCTTGTGATGGAAGAATCAGTTCTTGATATCTGCATTGAGTTTGAACGACATGCTCTTTTTCTTTACAAACTGGTGGAAGATATCCCTAGTGGTTGTGCTTTAACCGTGTGTAATTACTTTCTTCAG gTTGTTCCCACTGGAGGATGCTTGCTCCGAATGCCGCGTAGGTTGAATGTGAGGAGTTTGACAATGAAGACATCATTAGAACAAAATGAGCTTTTAGGAATTACATTCTTGCTTAATAGATGTCTTGAGTTAGAGCATCTCACTATCGAGTTAGGTCCTCCGAAAAAATATTTG GATTATGAGTTACCCGTCAACTTTGAGGCTGAGAGATTTTGGacttgttctgggaatgaacattga